Genomic segment of Streptomyces longhuiensis:
GGCCGTCCAGGGGCAGATATCCGCTGACAAGAAGAGCTGGAAGCCCGCGAGCCAGCTCCAGCGCGCCACCGTCTACAAGATCGCCGCCGAGGCCAAGGACTCCAGCGGCCGCGCGGCCCACGAGAACGCCTCGTTCACCACGGTCTCGCAGGCCAACAGCTTCATCGGCAACTTCACGCCCGAGGACGGCTCCACCGTCGGCGTCGGCATGCCGGTCTCGATCAACTTCGACAAGGCGATCACGAACAAGGCCGATGTCCAGAAGGGCATCACCGTCTCCTCCAGCAGCGGCCAGGAGGTCGTCGGCCACTGGTTCGGCAACCAGCGCCTCGACCTGCGCCCCCAGGACTACTGGACGGGCGGCTCCACGGTCACGCTGAAGCTGGACCTCGACGGCGTCGAGGGTGCGAACGGCGTCTACGGCGTGCAGCAGAAGACGGTCACCTTCAAGGTCGGCCGCAACCAGGTCTCGACCGTCGACGCGGAGACCAAGACCATGACGGTCACGCGGGACGGCAAGGTCGTCAAGACGATCCCGATCTCCGCCGGGTCGCCGGAGAACAAGACGTACCAGGGCCAGATGGTGATCTCCGAGAAGTTCAAGGAGACCCGCATGGACGGCTCGACGGTCGGCTTCAAGGGCACCGACGGCAAGGGCGAGTACGACATCAAGGACGTGCCGCACGCGATGCGTCTGTCGAACTCCGGCACCTTCATCCACGGCAACTACTGGGGCGCCAAGTCGATCTTCGGTGGCGCCAACACGAGCCACGGCTGCGTCGGCCTGTCCGACGCCAAGGGTGCCAATGACCCGAGCACTCCGGGCGCCTGGTTCTACGACAACTCCATGGTCGGTGACGTCGTCGTCGTGAAGAACACCGGCGACAAGACCATCCAGCCGGACAACGGCCTCAACGGCTGGAACCTGGACTGGGCGCAGTGGAAGGCCGGTTCGGCCGTCTGACGGTCCTCCGTCCGACAGTCTCCGTCCGACAGTCCTCGCAGAAGGCCCGCACCCCGGCGACGGGGTGCGGGCCTTCGGGCGTTTCCGGAGAGTTCTCATCGGTCTCTTATCCCGGGCTTATCCGATCATCACGGTGCGTCCCTAGCTTCACGGCATGTTCTTCACCTACCTGAGGCGCGAACTGCGCCGCCGCAGAAAGGCGGCCCTCGTCGTCGCCTCCGGGCTCGCGCTCGGCATCGCGCTGGTCATCGTGGTCAACTCCGTGTCCTCCGGCATGAACCAGGCCCAGGACAAGGTCCTCCAGTCCCTGTACGGCCTCGGTACCGACATGACCGTCACCAAGGCCGCCGAGGCCCCCAAGAGCGGTGAGACCGGGCGGCCGCGGTTCGAGTTCGGCGCCAAGGACGACGGCGAGGAGCAGAGCAGCGACCGCGTCATGGTGCAGGGCTTCCAGACCCTCGCCTCGTCGACCGTCACGAAGGTCGCCGGGCAGAAGGGCGTCGCCGACTCGGTGGGCGGCCTCAGCCTCCAGGTGATGAAGGTCAGCGGCGAGTTCAAGCGCGGCCAGTTCAAGCAGGACCAGAGCGGCGGCACCACCCGCCAGGGCGGTCCGGGCGGCTCCGGCGGCCAGCCGCAGGGCCGGGTCGAGGGCGGCGGTGCCTCCTTCGACGTCAACTCCTACAGCGTGTACGGCACCGACGTGACCAAGCAGGGCCTCGGCCCCCTCACCTCCTCCAAGGTCACCAAGGGCCGTACGTTCAAGACGTCCGAGACCGACGCCAGGGTCGCCGTGGCCGACACGTCGTACGCCAAGGAGAAGAAGCTCGCCCTCGGCGGCACCGTCAAGATCAAGGGTGTCAAGTACAAGCTCATCGGCATCGCGACGCCCGACAGTGGTGACGCGGCCGCCAACCTGTACGTGCCGCTGAAGCAGGCGCAGACCCTCGCCGGCGCCAAGAACAAGATCACCACGGTCTATGTGAAGGCGACCGACTCGCAGCAGATCTCCGCGGTCAAGGCCACCATCCAGAAGAACATCTCCGGTACGACGGTGACCACTTCGGCGGACCTCGCCGACACCGTCTCCGGCTCCCTGTCCACCGCGTCCGACCTCGCGGCGAACGTCGGCAAGTGGCTCTCCATCGCGGTGCTCGTCGCCGCGTTCCTCGTCGCGGGGCTGCTCACCTCGTCTGCGGTCTCCCGCCGCGTACGGGAGTTCGGCACGCTCAAGGCGCTCGGCTGGAAGTCCGGCCGCGTCACCCGCCAGGTCGTCGGCGAGGCCGTCGTCAACGGGCTCGTCGGCGGCGCCCTCGGCATAGCCGTCGGCCTCGCGGGCGCCTACGCCGTCACCGCGATCAGCCCCACCCTCACCGCCGAACTCGGCTCCGGCGCGGGCGGCGGCGCCAGGGGCGGCGGCATGGCCGTGGGCGGCCCGGGCATGCGCCAGAGCGCCGGCAAGACCCTCGACATCGCCCTCAGCGCGCCCGTCAGCGCCACCACCATCACGCTCGCCGTCGGCCTCGCCGTCGCCGGAGGCCTGATCGCCGGCGCCTTCGGCGGCTGGCGCGCCTCCCGGCTGCGCCCGGCCGACGCCCTGCGCCGCGTCGAGTAGCCGCACCGCGCGGCCTCCCGAACACCTCTACGTACCGCAGGAGTTGCACCATGTATCAGCTGAGAGGCGTCACCAAGCAGTACCGGCGCGGCAAGGACACCGTCGACGCGCTCGCCGGGGTGGACCTGACCATCGGCGACGGCGACCGGCTCGTCATCCAGGGCCCCACCGGCGGCGGCAAGTCCACCCTCCTCCAGATGCTCGGCGGGCTCGACCGGCCGAC
This window contains:
- a CDS encoding L,D-transpeptidase, with translation MTDSKRRKGLMAASALVGGVLMLSACSGSDSQANGADGGGKNSPQAQVDEAAAKKTSEALIKITPKDGSDNAGINNAAAVTVSKGSLTNVTMTSAEGAAVQGQISADKKSWKPASQLQRATVYKIAAEAKDSSGRAAHENASFTTVSQANSFIGNFTPEDGSTVGVGMPVSINFDKAITNKADVQKGITVSSSSGQEVVGHWFGNQRLDLRPQDYWTGGSTVTLKLDLDGVEGANGVYGVQQKTVTFKVGRNQVSTVDAETKTMTVTRDGKVVKTIPISAGSPENKTYQGQMVISEKFKETRMDGSTVGFKGTDGKGEYDIKDVPHAMRLSNSGTFIHGNYWGAKSIFGGANTSHGCVGLSDAKGANDPSTPGAWFYDNSMVGDVVVVKNTGDKTIQPDNGLNGWNLDWAQWKAGSAV
- a CDS encoding ABC transporter permease — its product is MFFTYLRRELRRRRKAALVVASGLALGIALVIVVNSVSSGMNQAQDKVLQSLYGLGTDMTVTKAAEAPKSGETGRPRFEFGAKDDGEEQSSDRVMVQGFQTLASSTVTKVAGQKGVADSVGGLSLQVMKVSGEFKRGQFKQDQSGGTTRQGGPGGSGGQPQGRVEGGGASFDVNSYSVYGTDVTKQGLGPLTSSKVTKGRTFKTSETDARVAVADTSYAKEKKLALGGTVKIKGVKYKLIGIATPDSGDAAANLYVPLKQAQTLAGAKNKITTVYVKATDSQQISAVKATIQKNISGTTVTTSADLADTVSGSLSTASDLAANVGKWLSIAVLVAAFLVAGLLTSSAVSRRVREFGTLKALGWKSGRVTRQVVGEAVVNGLVGGALGIAVGLAGAYAVTAISPTLTAELGSGAGGGARGGGMAVGGPGMRQSAGKTLDIALSAPVSATTITLAVGLAVAGGLIAGAFGGWRASRLRPADALRRVE